Below is a genomic region from Tepidiforma bonchosmolovskayae.
GAACGCCGCCGCAATCACCGCGCTCTGCCGCCCGGCCCGCGCAAGGTCCCACGTCGCCTTTCCCGGCTTCGCGCTCTCCACATCGCGGAGCGCGCTCGTCAGCGTCGTCACCCACGTCGGCGGGTGCTTCGGCACGTGCTGGTCCAGCATGGCGCCCAGGATGCCCGTGTACTCCGCGCCCCCGACCGACACGATCACGTGCGAGACGAACAGCCCGGCGACAGCCTCGATGTTCTCGTCGATCGCGTGCAGCAGGTCATCGGCCCCCAGCCGCGGATACTCCCGCGCCCATGCCTGCCGGTATGCCTTCGTCGAAATCTCCGCGCCGCGTGCGATCTCCCGCTCGGCGTTCCGCCAGCGCGCCATAATCCGCCGGCGCGCCGCCTTCGCCCGCTTGATGTCCTGCGCCTGGCCGGCCGTCAGCCCCTCGCCTTCGACGAACTGCTGGAGCATGTCCGTCCCGCCGCCCACCTGGTACGTCGAGGTGATCGCCATCGACCACGCCACCCCCAGCGTCCACCGGCCGCCGACCACCCCGAGCACGTTCATCGCCGGTGGCGGCGCCGTCGGCACCAGGTCGAGCACGCCCAGCTCCTCCGCCATCCGCGTCGTGAACCGGTAGTCCCACTGGTTGATCAGGTCCGCCGTCAGCGGCTTGATCACCCCCGGCAGCACCTCCTCAACGTTCCCGGTCGTAACCAGCCGGTAGCGCGGGTTCGGCTCCGCATCCCACGAGCAGAGTTTCTCCGTCATCCTTCCGCCCTCCTCAGTACTGCGCCGTCCCGCAATCGACCGAGATGCACGCGCCCGTGATCCCGGCCCCGGCCTCGCTCGCCAGCAGCAGCGCCACGGCGGCCACCTGCTCGACCGTGTTGATCTCCCCGGTCGCCGTCTTTGCCTTGAAGATCTTCTCCACCATCTCGTCCAGCCCAGAAAGGCCCATCGCCTTCGCGGTCGCATCGCCCGACTCCCGCACCGCGTCGGTGATGATGAGCCCCGGGCAGATCGCGTTGCAGGTGATCCCCAGCCGCCCGACCTCGAGCGCCGTGGTCTTCGTCAGCCCGTTCACGCCGTGCTTCGCCGCCACGTACCCCGCCATCCCGGCGGCCCCCTGCTTCCCCTCGACCGACGAGATGTTGATGATTCGGCCCGAGCCGCGCGGGATCATCTGCTGGAGCGCCCACTTCGTCCCGTAGAACACCCCGCCCAGGTTCCAGCGGATGTCGTTCTCCCACGCGTCGTCATCGAGCTGGGCGATCGGCGCCGGCCGCGTAATCCCGCCGGCGTTGTTCACCATGATGTCCAGCCGGCCCCACCGCTCGACCGCCGTGTCGACCAGCCGCTTCACGTCGGCGCTGTTCCGGGCATCCCCCTGCACGAAGACCGCCCGGACGCCCGCGCCCAGCTCGGCGAGCGCCTGCTCGCCCTTCTTCTGGTCCCTCCCGTTGAAGGCGACCATCGCGCCTTCGCGCAGGAAGGCCTCGACCAGCCCCCTGCCGATGCCGCGGCTCCCCCCGGTGACCGCGGCCACCTTCCCTTCGAGCATCTGCATCTGCGTCCCTCCATCTGCCGTCGGGCGCGCTGAACCCGCGCCCTGCGCTGCTGCCGGACGCTTTTACCACATTGCCCGAAAGTTTGGAAGAGCGGCCAAGGAACTGGCCGCGGGAGGTTCCCGGCCGTCCCCTCCCTCAGCCGTCGAGGCTCGCGGCGACCGGCGTTGCAGCGCCCGTCACCGGGTCCACCCCCTCCGCCACGAGGTACCGCATCAGCATGTCGATCGTCTGGCGCTCCGTCTCCTCGAAGTCGAACGCCCCCGGCTCGAGCAGCCACTGGAGCGCCACCCCGGTCACCGCGCCGATGTGCCGCGCCGCCGCCGCGTCCGCATCGAGGTCGGCGCGGAACTGCCCGGCCCGCTGGCCGGCCCGGATCGCCGCCGCCGTCGCCCGCCGGAATCCCTCCCACAGCGCGCGCACCTCGTCCCCCAGCCGCGGGTCCCGCTTCGCGCTCGCCGTGAACTGGACGAACACCTCATACGGCACCGGGTTCACCTTCGCCAGCTCGATCCCGATGCGCGTCACCGCCCGCATCGTCTCGACCGGGTTCTGCCCTTCTTTCTGCGCCTGCGCCACCGACTCATTGAAAATCTCCTGGCAGCGCGCCAGCACCCCCGAGAGGAGGTCGGCCTTGTCCTTGAAGTGGTACGAGACCAGCCCGCGGCTGACCTCCGCACGCCGCGTCGCTTCGTCGATGGAGGTCTCCGCCCAGCCCTTTTCGGCCATGACCGCCACGGCCGCGTCAATGATCTGCCGTCGTCGAATTGCGTTGATGTCCAAGCGTGCCATCGGTCAACGTCCTCGCGGGGGCAGTTCCCCCGTGGTGTCTGCCTGTCTAACTTTTAGGCTAGCAGGCCGAAGCCCTGTACGCCCCTTCCGCTCCTCCCCCGGTTTCGGTACAGTTACGCGCGCACTTGGACGGACAGCCAAATTCCCTTCCGGTGATGCCAATGACCCCCTCGCCCGAAACCCTCCTCGACCTCCACCGCCGCATGCTCCGCATCCGCCTCTTCGAAGAGGAGGCCGGCAGGCTCTCCGAGGCCGGCCGCATCCCCGGCGCCCTCCACCTCTACGTCGGCGAGGAGGCCGTCGCTGCCGGCGTCGCCGCCCACCTCGGCCAGGGCGACCAGGTCACCTCCACCCACCGCGGCCACGGCCACCTCGTCGCCGTCGGCGGCGACTTCCGCCGTATGTTCGCCGAGCTCTTCGGCCGCGCCACCGGCTACTGCCGCGGCAAGGGAGGCTCCATGCACATCGCCGACATGGACCTCGGCATGCTCGGCGCCAACGGCATCGTCGGCGGCGGCCCGCCCATCGCCGTCGGCGCCGCCTTCTCCAACAAGTACCGCAAAACCCAGAACGTCACCGCCTGCTTCTTCGGCGACGGCGCCTCCAACGAGGGCAGCTTCCACGAAGCCGCCAACATGGCCGGCCTCTACCGCCTCCCCCTCATTTTCGTCTGCGAAAACAACGGCTTCGGCGAGTTCACCCGCCAGGACCGCCACCAGGCGATCCGCGACATCGCCGACCGCGCCGCCGGCTACGGATTCCCCGGCGTCGTCGTCGACGGCATGGACGTCATTGCGGTCTACGAAGCCGCCGGCGAAGCCATCGCCCGCGCCCGCCGCGGCGAGGGCCCTACCCTCCTCGAGTGCAAAACCTACCGCTTCTACGACCACGTCGGCGTCCGCGGCATGGGCGTCGTCTACCGCTCCGACGACGAAGTCCGCGCCTGGCGCGAACGCGACCCCATCACCCTGCTCGAGCGCCGCCTCGCCGAACTCGGCATCCTCGATGCGCCCGGCGCCGCTGCCGTCCGCGACCAGGTCCACGCCGAGGTCCGCGAAGCCGTCGCCTTCGCCGAGGCGAGCCCCTTCCCCGACCCCGCGACCCTCACCGAAGACGTCTACGCCAGCTAGCCCCACGGAGCCAGAGCCATGACCACCGCAACCGCCCAGCGCCAGCTCCCCGTCGTGATGGCCATCAACGAAGCGATCCGCCAGCTCATGCAGGAAGACCCGAACGTCTTCCTCGCCGGCGAGGACGTCGCCCTCTACGGCTCCGTCTTCGGCTTCAGCCGCGGCCTGCTCGATGAATTCGGCCCCGAGCGCGTCGTCGATACCCCCATCTCCGAAGCCGCCCTCGTCGGCCTGGGCGTCGGCGCCGCCGCCACCGGCCTCCGCCCCATCATCGACATCATGTTCATGGACTTCATGGGCGTGGCCATGGACCAGCTCGTCAACCAGGCCGCCAAGATGCGCTACATGTTCGGCGGCAAGGCCC
It encodes:
- a CDS encoding SDR family NAD(P)-dependent oxidoreductase, encoding MQMLEGKVAAVTGGSRGIGRGLVEAFLREGAMVAFNGRDQKKGEQALAELGAGVRAVFVQGDARNSADVKRLVDTAVERWGRLDIMVNNAGGITRPAPIAQLDDDAWENDIRWNLGGVFYGTKWALQQMIPRGSGRIINISSVEGKQGAAGMAGYVAAKHGVNGLTKTTALEVGRLGITCNAICPGLIITDAVRESGDATAKAMGLSGLDEMVEKIFKAKTATGEINTVEQVAAVALLLASEAGAGITGACISVDCGTAQY
- a CDS encoding TetR/AcrR family transcriptional regulator; protein product: MARLDINAIRRRQIIDAAVAVMAEKGWAETSIDEATRRAEVSRGLVSYHFKDKADLLSGVLARCQEIFNESVAQAQKEGQNPVETMRAVTRIGIELAKVNPVPYEVFVQFTASAKRDPRLGDEVRALWEGFRRATAAAIRAGQRAGQFRADLDADAAAARHIGAVTGVALQWLLEPGAFDFEETERQTIDMLMRYLVAEGVDPVTGAATPVAASLDG
- a CDS encoding thiamine pyrophosphate-dependent dehydrogenase E1 component subunit alpha — protein: MTPSPETLLDLHRRMLRIRLFEEEAGRLSEAGRIPGALHLYVGEEAVAAGVAAHLGQGDQVTSTHRGHGHLVAVGGDFRRMFAELFGRATGYCRGKGGSMHIADMDLGMLGANGIVGGGPPIAVGAAFSNKYRKTQNVTACFFGDGASNEGSFHEAANMAGLYRLPLIFVCENNGFGEFTRQDRHQAIRDIADRAAGYGFPGVVVDGMDVIAVYEAAGEAIARARRGEGPTLLECKTYRFYDHVGVRGMGVVYRSDDEVRAWRERDPITLLERRLAELGILDAPGAAAVRDQVHAEVREAVAFAEASPFPDPATLTEDVYAS